tttttctaccttgcatagcaaattgtttataagcattcaaaattgcaccattcatttatgaaaaccctgtatagtaaatattttaacaataattacctATATAGGTGACAGAAATCTCTTCACATCTTATATTCActatttggttttataatattattatcgttTTGTATATATTAGGACTAAAAATGTAGCTATATGTGTTTGTTTCtgtattaaactgaaaattacaaataaaaaccatacattgACAAATTAATAATTGACAACGTATTTTATagacacaataaaaataaaatattgcaatttttttatgtGATTCGATAtgccaaattatatattttgtggttagttaaataaacatatatccctttattagttttatcttattcttacactattaataacatatccagcgtattatttacattttatattagcggctagatgcaactaggactacgcacaggcagattgcccatgtaggctttccagtattgttatatttattgttctattcGTTATACTTATCTTACATTTCTTCTATATATAAGCtgctgtatatttaaaataatagctatttcatCTAAGAAAGATTGCGCACATGTATATATAAACTGCTgctataataaacaattatgttctCACATATGCTCGTtcctagaaaattaaaatatatagagacAACATGGTAAGCTTCGCCAACTTTAagagcttatttttttaaatcaaactcgACAGTGGAAATACAGGTCGATTTCTAGTTTCGATAGTCTCGGTACAGATATAATCTGATTCGCACTCATTCATACGTTTGGAAACAATTCAAACGGTTCTGAACACATATCGCACAAATCTATTGTCAGAAGATTTACGGACAAATCACTCCATTGGCGTTGCTCCATTTTTTTACACTCAGTCGCTTCTGGCTATTtgcttataaattttatatatttttcaactctgTATATATCCAAAAAGTTAATCATGTTGCCAACTCTGTCATATACAAATATtgtgattttcattaaaattatggcTGTGCCCCAATTAATCTAGACATGAGGGTTCATACTCcgtgatataataattttcatatttaaaaattctacaattaaattttatgataatcCTTAAACTCAATTTCAACATTTGTATCgcttttatcaaattaaatcGTATTACAAAAGTCatgatttttacttaaatttcgaCACTCATTCCACTtcacacatacatttttatattcatttactgTTTTGCCATTTTTCTCCACTGTCAATACCAGTTTCAATTTTCTAGACTGGTGGTCTCCCACTTACATGCCAATAGGTTGTCGGCTTTATAGAATCCCTTatacactaaaaagcgtttgaaatGAGTCTTTGATGCCTTTGGTCATTTTTAATAGAATCAAGCAACTTGCTGATAAAGTGGATACCTGCCTTTGAAAGCAAGTGTTCATATGCTATCGTTCTGCATCTCCCAGTTTGGAAACTGTCTCTGCCTCTTGCCTCATACTCGTGGATGTCTTGGCCCCTTGTTGTGGCACTTTTAGATAAATAGAACGAAACTGtctctaaaattataaacttgGCAGAGACAACTGTTGcaacttttttttaaagctgGTCGACAAATCTCTTATATTAATATTAGCAATTATTCGAATAGTTTTTTTTCGAACTTGCGAACTCTCAAAAATTTATTGCTTAATCAAGATCCCCCACAAAACCACACCGAAGGTAAGATATACGTCAATTTATACCATAATACGCCGCATCAATACCTGATTTTATCAGTATTTCGCTACAGATTTCAATAGATAAATTCCTGAGACTAATATGGTGCACACTGTTTCAATATGAACATCCCAAGTCTACCCCCGATtgaggtgtattcctaggaattctTATTAGTGGACTTCCTGTGCGGATTCTACCACAATAAAGGCCGGCCCATATTCTGACTCCATTGGGCAAAGAGCGTAATTCAAACACGTTTGATTGTGAAGATTTGGTTTTGAGATCGAGGTTTCTGAAAATATTGGATACAGTTTTTTTTCATGTCAACGAATGTCTGTTGTTCCAAAACCTCTTTAGATTTTTCACTTAAGCATTTTTCATTGGCAAATTGCACGAGTTTCCCGTTTGTAATTCATAGAATCGGACTGAGAATGGAACTCTGAGGGAACCCGTAACCTATTTCAAAATGCcttgaaatttgattttaaattcaaacaaatagcCTCCGTGCCTTAGAAACGAACTAAGCCACTGCATGAGCACGCCTCGAATCATGGAATTTCAGATTGTCTAACAGTGTATTATGGACTACACAATCGAATTCCTTAGAAAGATCAAGAAACATACCTAAAGTGGTATTCCGACATTCTATCCTTTCAACAATCATTTAGACAAGACTCAAAActgccgttttttttttttttttcaagtctaCTGTCGATTTTTCCATTTCTGACGCTAATATTAGTCGTCATAGAGCTGATTGTGTCTGTTTATAAAGCAAAGCACTCTGGTCAAAAACAGTTTTCCATCAATTTTGATGAGGACTGGATTGAGGCTGGCCGATAATTATCAATGGAAAATGGATTGCGTTTTTACATATTCAAATCGTGATTTACTTTCGCAATtgtcaggagggaggggaaaactcttGTCTGAAGAGATAAATTCACTAATTGAGTTAAATAACTGACAATGTTTTTCCGATCAAATTTTTATGTGCCACATGAACATCGGTTTTTTTGCTAATAGCTGCTTAAAAGTTTGGTTTAGCCCTTCCTCACGGACAGTTCCAGCACCAATGATGCAGTTGAGTTTTGCCTTCTTAATTTGATAACTTGGGGCTCTGATAGTCGAGGATAGCTTCTGCAAGCATCAGATGCGAAAGACGTGTTGAACCTGCAAACTCCGCTCCATCTTACATCAAATAATATTCCtgagttttatttgtattttttatgtacttttttatttactttggaTGATGTACcatgttttttttagaaatctttggagaaaaataatttttttgagataCCATAAGCTTTCGCGGCTTGAATGACTTTCCTATAAATCTTTGGAAAACAGGATTTCAAATTTTCATTAGATCTTGTACTGTGTATTTGAGAGAGAAATTTCAGTTTCTCTCTTGAAACTAGTATTCCCTTTGAAATCAAATTATTAACTGCCTTTTTTGGCAAGCGTTGATAATTTTTATAGGAcagcatatattaaaataaacatttaggcagctatgaatattttaaaattgatgtcCTATTAGTTggcctaatttaaaaaaatatatataattgtttattagcAGGATAAATATTGAGAAGATATACGTTTTCAGGCCTTAAAACTCTTATCgcttttgtaattttaagatccctttcaaatttgttttcagtaattacagcctcttggccatagtggtccgaggTTGCTGTGTTAACCACGACCACTGCGACATTGAGAAGATTTCTGATGGCGCTGTATATATCTGACTGTGTAGTTGGTTACTCCCATTGAAGATTTCAAGAACAGATCCAGGCCAAAGGATCGCAGCATGTTGACGAATCTTTTGGTTGATGGATTGGAGTTGTGCAATGCCTCTTCACTTGTCTCCTTAATCAGATAGCATGTGAATTTGAAATAGGTGTTTTACACAGTCATTTAAAGACATCTACTCCTAAGAATAGTTGTCTACAGTATGACTTAGCCAGATTAACGTTTTGGGTTTTGCAGAGATTCATGTTTTTGTCAGGCATACAgacatgatatttatatatatatatatatatatatatatatatatatatatatatatataggtcttCCTTTAAGTTGTTGTAAACACAATATAGGTATGCATATAAAAAagggtcaaaaataaaaaaacatttttgtgaagttaacatatattttcacAGAAAATTTAATCCATCTTcaagtgttaataaaataatgagcgtaacaaaaatatttacaataatttaattaattttcatgaatCTACATTCatataaacttttacaatattaaactattaaaacataattaaaaaaatttgttacggCTATGCGTATTTATGGAGAGTTAAAAACCCCAGAAAATAGCAGCGTCCTCgttacagtattataaataaaatacaaaaaagccCTATCTGCTCGAAATACTGGATAGTGTTCCCGCATATATGAACGGGTTATGGTTGCCTTCACTACTGTAACAGCCACCGCCTCCGTGCCTTGCTCATCTACAACAATTTTGGCGGTGTGGATGGCCTTATccactttaaaatctttaaacgtTTTAACAAAGTCACTGAGGTCGACAAACTCAAGTAACTCATCTGCTCCCAACTcctttaaaatctgaaaaataagtaaattggtattttcattatattaaaacagaTATCGTAACATACCAGATGACTGATGACTATGATCAtcctaataattaatatactgaGAACAATAGCTCCCTTGTAACCTGGAAAAAATTGCTACTGGTATCATATGCTGTTGGTAAGGCAACTTCCTATTGATATAATGATATTTGGTCAGTAATTAAAAAGGatctttataactataaaataaccTTAGGAAATTTTAGTAAAAGATATTAGTCGTATAATAACCACCACGTCTTTCCATAGACTGTGTTGCATAAAGCTAAGTGGTATGCAAAATAGACAATGGATAATGATGCTTTTGGAAAGTCGACAATTTATCGAGTGTTTGTCTTCGGCCTCTATCATTATGGTAGCAAATGCTCTCTTTATCGGTATTGCTTTACTTACCGGTACGAGATTATATTTATTCTCAGTTTTGAACTTAGGAATAGTAACGTCCATTTTTTTCAGAGGACTGTCTAAGATCTCACTTAGAATCATCTCTAGACGTTCATAAGTTAATGACCTCAGTAAATCTTGTACTGCTGTTGCATGAGATTGCTCAGGCAAAATTATGAACATGCTGATATCATCTCCCTCGTACGGCAGCTCCAGACCATGTATTCCATAACTGCtagaaattactaaaacaaatataaaatatctgaTATTATGTGTTGTGTATAACTTCTGACGTTAGttaattatttggtaaattaCTAGGGACAGTcgatattacaataaataaaaactactgcttatgtatttttacagtgTAATTAATAACCATTATACTCGTATTAGAATATATGTGTTCCAAAaccccatttatttttataatatttcgtaTGTTTTTTTAGTCTTCTATAGAATTTAAGTATTTGAATTTTACTTGCACCTACAGAATTATGTAAATGTAAGTATATTGCTACTCTCTTaagtactagctgttacccactgCTTAAAACGcaattttctacatt
This sequence is a window from Homalodisca vitripennis isolate AUS2020 unplaced genomic scaffold, UT_GWSS_2.1 ScUCBcl_6561;HRSCAF=13831, whole genome shotgun sequence. Protein-coding genes within it:
- the LOC124373862 gene encoding serpin B6-like; the protein is MADGSRRLTEMMNTQSSVRAVISSSYGIHGLELPYEGDDISMFIILPEQSHATAVQDLLRSLTYERLEMILSEILDSPLKKMDVTIPKFKTENKYNLVPILKELGADELLEFVDLSDFVKTFKDFKVDKAIHTAKIVVDEQGTEAVAVTVVKATITRSYMREHYPVFRADRAFLYFIYNTVTRTLLFSGVFNSP